In the Streptomyces sp. cg36 genome, one interval contains:
- a CDS encoding ABC transporter ATP-binding protein — MITFDQVSVHYEDADGPVLRDVDLTVEEGELCLVVGHTGVGKSTLLGAVNGLVPHFTGGTLYGRVTVDGRDTAEHPPRELADVVGVVGQDPLDSFVTDTVEEELAYTMEQLAVPPATMRKRVEETLDLLGLADLRHRALHELSGGQQQRVAIGSVLTAHPRVLVLDEPTSALDPTAAEEVLAAVTRLVHDLGVTVLLAEHRLERVVQYADRVIQLPGDGRVVSGPPATVFRTTSIAPPIVELGRAAGWDPLPLSIRDARRAAAPVRGELADTEPAPARPPLAADRPTLLTAHGVTVSYHGVPAVRAVDLALHGGEVTALMGRNGSGKSSLLWALQGSGPRTAGSVRIPTGPTGTADPRKLPATQARKLVGLVPQTPTDLLYLETVKQELDQADAESAVTATGTTARALLDRLAPGIADTTHPRDLSEGQKLALVLAIQLAAAPDILLLDEPTRGLDYRAKEQLVRIVDDLAAEGRAVVISTHDVEFVARAADRVVVMAEGDIVADGPTTEVIVASPVFAPQTAKILAPLPYLTVAQAVAALGRGTATDTAS, encoded by the coding sequence GTGATCACCTTCGACCAGGTCAGCGTCCACTACGAGGACGCGGACGGACCGGTCCTGCGCGATGTGGACCTGACCGTCGAGGAGGGCGAACTGTGCCTCGTCGTCGGCCACACCGGCGTCGGCAAGTCCACGCTCCTCGGCGCCGTCAACGGCCTCGTACCGCACTTCACCGGAGGCACCCTCTACGGGCGGGTGACCGTCGACGGCCGCGACACCGCCGAGCACCCGCCGCGCGAACTGGCCGACGTGGTCGGCGTGGTGGGCCAGGACCCGCTCGACTCCTTCGTCACCGACACGGTCGAGGAGGAACTCGCCTACACCATGGAGCAGTTGGCGGTTCCCCCGGCCACCATGCGCAAGCGGGTGGAGGAGACCCTCGACCTCCTCGGCTTGGCCGACCTGCGCCACCGCGCCCTGCACGAGCTCTCCGGGGGCCAGCAGCAGCGCGTCGCCATCGGCTCGGTGCTCACCGCGCACCCCCGCGTCCTCGTCCTGGACGAACCCACCTCCGCGCTCGACCCGACCGCCGCCGAGGAGGTCCTGGCCGCGGTCACCCGCCTCGTCCACGACCTCGGCGTCACCGTCCTGCTGGCCGAACACCGCCTGGAACGCGTCGTGCAGTACGCCGACCGCGTCATCCAGCTGCCCGGCGACGGCCGCGTCGTCTCGGGGCCGCCCGCGACGGTGTTCCGCACGACGTCCATCGCGCCGCCCATCGTGGAGCTCGGCCGCGCGGCCGGCTGGGACCCGCTGCCCCTGTCCATCCGCGACGCCCGCCGCGCCGCAGCTCCGGTACGCGGGGAACTCGCCGACACCGAGCCCGCACCCGCCCGACCGCCACTGGCCGCCGACCGGCCCACCCTCCTCACCGCGCACGGCGTCACCGTGAGCTACCACGGCGTACCGGCCGTCCGCGCCGTCGACCTGGCCCTGCACGGCGGCGAGGTGACCGCCCTCATGGGCCGCAACGGCTCCGGCAAGTCCTCCCTGCTGTGGGCGCTCCAGGGCTCGGGGCCCCGTACGGCGGGCTCCGTGCGCATCCCCACGGGCCCCACCGGCACCGCCGACCCCCGCAAGCTCCCCGCCACCCAGGCGCGCAAGCTGGTGGGCCTGGTCCCGCAGACCCCCACCGACCTGCTGTACCTGGAGACGGTGAAACAGGAACTCGACCAGGCGGACGCCGAGTCGGCCGTAACCGCGACCGGCACCACGGCCCGCGCGCTCCTGGACCGGCTGGCCCCCGGCATCGCGGACACCACGCACCCGCGCGACCTGTCGGAGGGCCAGAAGCTCGCCCTCGTCCTCGCCATCCAACTGGCCGCGGCCCCGGACATCCTGCTCCTGGACGAGCCCACCCGCGGCCTGGACTACCGGGCCAAGGAACAGCTCGTCCGCATCGTCGACGACCTCGCCGCCGAGGGCCGGGCCGTGGTCATCTCCACCCACGACGTGGAGTTCGTGGCCCGCGCCGCCGACCGGGTCGTCGTCATGGCCGAGGGCGACATCGTGGCCGACGGACCCACCACGGAAGTCATCGTCGCCTCCCCGGTCTTCGCCCCGCAGACCGCGAAGATCCTCGCGCCGCTCCCCTACCTCACCGTCGCCCAGGCAGTCGCCGCCCTGGGCCGCGGCACCGCGACGGACACCGCCTCATGA
- a CDS encoding energy-coupling factor transporter transmembrane component T, translating to MSRTTTAAASPPVSPPAADTGGRRLPRTLHPVAWWVWALALATAVSRTNNPLLLFLVLAVLGYVITMRRTEAPWARGFKYYLYLALSVVAIRVTFRAVFATGITPRDHFLFSLPHIPTPDWYAGIQLGGPVSLEALLSAATDGLRLACMLCCVGAANTLANPKRALRVLPGALYELGVAVTVSISVAPQLVQSVQRVHRAKRLRASRSKGLRALRGIVVPVLEDALERSLRLAAAMDSRGYGRAGTATRGSRRLTGALMLLGMCGLCAGSYGLLDATAPRLLGLPAMGAGALLCFAGLRLGGRRITRTSYRPDPWQFAEWAVAGCGMLSAVLLFTNVGFDAAELNPSIYPLSWPTLPLVPAAAILLAGAAGFLAPPPAPATRPTVAAPRTEEPK from the coding sequence GTGTCCCGCACCACCACGGCCGCGGCCTCGCCGCCCGTGTCCCCGCCCGCCGCGGACACGGGCGGACGCCGTCTGCCCCGCACCCTGCACCCGGTCGCCTGGTGGGTCTGGGCCCTGGCCCTGGCCACCGCCGTCAGCCGCACCAACAACCCGCTGCTGCTCTTCCTCGTCCTCGCGGTCCTCGGCTACGTGATCACCATGCGCCGCACCGAGGCCCCCTGGGCACGCGGCTTCAAGTACTACCTCTACCTCGCGCTGAGCGTCGTCGCGATCCGCGTCACCTTCCGCGCCGTCTTCGCGACCGGCATCACCCCCCGCGACCACTTCCTCTTCTCCCTGCCCCACATCCCCACCCCCGACTGGTACGCGGGCATCCAACTCGGCGGCCCCGTCTCCCTGGAGGCGCTGCTCTCCGCCGCCACCGACGGGCTGCGCCTGGCCTGCATGCTGTGCTGCGTCGGCGCCGCCAACACCCTCGCCAACCCCAAACGGGCCCTGCGCGTCCTGCCGGGCGCCCTGTACGAACTCGGCGTCGCCGTCACCGTCTCCATCAGCGTCGCCCCGCAGCTCGTCCAGAGCGTGCAGCGCGTGCACCGGGCCAAGCGGCTGCGGGCCAGCCGTTCCAAAGGGCTGCGGGCGCTGCGCGGCATCGTCGTCCCCGTACTCGAAGACGCCCTGGAGCGCTCGCTGCGGCTGGCCGCCGCCATGGACTCCCGCGGCTACGGTCGCGCCGGGACCGCCACCCGGGGCTCGCGCCGCCTGACCGGTGCCCTGATGCTGCTGGGCATGTGCGGCCTGTGCGCCGGGTCCTACGGCCTGCTCGACGCCACCGCACCCCGGCTGCTGGGCCTGCCCGCCATGGGCGCGGGCGCCCTGCTGTGCTTCGCGGGCCTGCGCCTGGGCGGGCGCCGCATCACCCGCACCAGCTACCGGCCCGACCCCTGGCAGTTCGCCGAGTGGGCGGTGGCCGGGTGCGGGATGCTCTCCGCCGTCCTGCTCTTCACCAACGTCGGCTTCGACGCCGCCGAGCTCAACCCGTCCATCTACCCGCTCAGCTGGCCCACCCTGCCGCTGGTGCCCGCCGCGGCCATCCTCCTGGCGGGCGCCGCCGGATTCCTGGCCCCGCCGCCCGCCCCCGCCACCCGGCCCACCGTCGCCGCACCGCGCACCGAGGAACCCAAGTGA
- a CDS encoding prenyltransferase/squalene oxidase repeat-containing protein, with protein MGTAQQPEQRTGRRRLLSLVSAAVLTVAAGVTFVSGTSPASADPLEKCTATTGAIVAVDFGPFGGKVERGCDTTPTTGYELLRTGGFTTTGTVHDGDAFVCRIGKGSGTQYPTPDKEDCVLTPQATAYWSYWIASLGQKSWTYSPLGAMARTPKPGDVDAWVFGGTDVGGTSGRPAFSPDDVRSADAITPDPTVPTEPPKVPAGKVDVPAATRWITSQLKDGKRVVDGSDTNYFLTTEAVFALAGADPKSPAAKKAADFLAEPEQTDAYAYPAGKNAVPDATAASRLALVAEATGKDPRAFGGHDLLGDLLKYLCPRDIGDGDTVDGCLTKGDFRTTGQSDAQAMAVIALSNGGATLPAIAVNRLTGLQCENGGFTSVLIRSGGWCDSDANSTGLITLALQHAGGHNTAVQKARAYLKKTQLATGAWPSSATSTTGSPASTAWAAQALRALGDTAFADAGTSWLSRHQFPEGGFGFEEDDTASRLFATSPATVAAVKSDLVALTTKASDPPTTPRPGDGPDLKKGVAYLTDTSRLIQGRYYESGPGTRFADYGLTVDGAFALAATGGDNTVLRNIVDFLDKGGKDGKGRTVNDYMLIGTKYAGGGSIGKTALLAEAVGRNPRDFAGKNLISALAAGRCGAKDTTSTPYCAGKGAYQNAKSVFDQSLGVIAQLRAGDATAASGPAAYLKSVQQSSGAWPSLIGKASDIEVDSTAMAAMAVALLPDADSRQAVDKALAWLATQQKPDGGFPGASGNSVNSAALAVQGLSLDAVKYRTQIAKARTFLASQQNGDGGFRIAKEGQPGSDVRASTQAVGGATGISFGLLTRDLKGTSPQPLPTTGATPGTSTGSTGAPAIVTPGDAAGGTGSTGGTSSGTGPLASTGTQAGALACAAVLLTLGGWSVTRAARRRRPNPGSDA; from the coding sequence GTGGGGACCGCACAGCAACCAGAGCAGCGCACGGGGCGCAGACGGCTCCTGTCGCTCGTATCGGCGGCGGTGCTGACCGTCGCCGCGGGCGTGACCTTCGTGAGCGGGACCTCCCCCGCCTCCGCCGACCCCCTCGAGAAGTGCACGGCCACCACCGGCGCCATCGTCGCCGTGGATTTCGGCCCCTTCGGCGGCAAGGTCGAGCGCGGCTGCGACACGACCCCGACCACCGGGTACGAGCTGCTGCGCACCGGCGGGTTCACCACCACCGGCACGGTCCACGACGGGGACGCGTTCGTCTGCCGCATCGGCAAGGGTTCCGGTACGCAGTACCCCACCCCGGACAAGGAGGACTGCGTCCTCACCCCGCAGGCCACCGCCTACTGGTCGTACTGGATCGCCTCCCTGGGGCAGAAGAGCTGGACCTACAGCCCGCTCGGCGCGATGGCCCGCACGCCCAAGCCGGGTGACGTGGACGCCTGGGTGTTCGGCGGCACGGACGTCGGCGGCACCTCCGGCAGGCCCGCGTTCTCCCCCGACGACGTCCGCTCCGCCGACGCCATCACCCCGGACCCGACCGTCCCCACCGAGCCGCCCAAGGTGCCCGCCGGAAAGGTCGACGTCCCGGCCGCCACCCGCTGGATCACCAGCCAGCTCAAGGACGGCAAGCGGGTCGTGGACGGCTCGGACACCAACTACTTCCTCACCACCGAGGCCGTGTTCGCCCTGGCGGGCGCCGACCCGAAGAGCCCGGCCGCCAAGAAGGCCGCGGACTTCCTCGCCGAGCCCGAGCAGACCGACGCCTACGCCTACCCGGCCGGCAAGAACGCGGTTCCCGACGCCACCGCCGCCTCCCGCCTCGCCCTGGTCGCCGAAGCCACCGGCAAGGACCCCCGCGCCTTCGGCGGCCACGACCTGCTCGGCGATCTCCTCAAGTACCTCTGCCCGCGTGACATCGGCGACGGCGACACCGTCGACGGCTGCCTCACCAAGGGCGACTTCCGCACGACCGGGCAGTCCGACGCCCAGGCCATGGCCGTCATCGCCCTGTCCAACGGCGGCGCCACCCTCCCCGCCATCGCCGTGAACCGCCTCACCGGCCTGCAGTGCGAGAACGGCGGCTTCACCTCCGTCCTCATCCGCTCCGGCGGCTGGTGCGACAGCGACGCGAACTCCACCGGCCTGATCACCCTCGCCCTCCAGCACGCGGGCGGCCACAACACCGCCGTGCAGAAGGCCCGCGCCTACCTCAAGAAGACCCAGCTCGCCACCGGCGCCTGGCCCTCCTCCGCCACCTCGACCACCGGCAGTCCCGCCTCCACCGCCTGGGCCGCGCAGGCCCTGCGCGCCCTGGGCGACACGGCGTTCGCGGACGCCGGTACCTCCTGGCTCTCCCGGCACCAGTTCCCCGAGGGCGGCTTCGGCTTCGAGGAGGACGACACCGCGTCGCGCCTGTTCGCCACCTCGCCCGCCACCGTCGCCGCCGTCAAGAGCGACCTGGTCGCACTGACCACGAAGGCGAGCGACCCGCCGACCACTCCCCGGCCCGGCGACGGACCCGACCTCAAGAAGGGCGTCGCCTACCTCACCGACACCTCGCGCCTGATCCAGGGCCGCTACTACGAGAGCGGCCCCGGCACCCGCTTCGCGGACTACGGCCTGACCGTCGACGGCGCGTTCGCCCTCGCCGCGACCGGCGGCGACAACACCGTCCTGCGCAACATCGTCGACTTCCTCGACAAGGGCGGCAAGGACGGCAAGGGCCGCACCGTCAACGACTACATGCTGATCGGCACCAAGTACGCCGGCGGCGGTTCCATCGGCAAGACCGCGCTGCTCGCCGAGGCCGTCGGACGCAACCCGCGCGACTTCGCCGGGAAGAACCTCATCTCCGCCCTGGCCGCGGGCCGGTGCGGGGCCAAGGACACCACGTCCACCCCGTACTGCGCGGGCAAGGGCGCCTACCAGAACGCCAAGTCCGTCTTCGACCAGTCCCTCGGCGTCATCGCCCAGCTCCGCGCGGGCGACGCGACCGCCGCGAGCGGCCCGGCCGCCTACCTCAAGAGCGTCCAGCAGTCCTCGGGCGCCTGGCCCAGCCTCATCGGCAAGGCCAGCGACATCGAGGTCGACTCCACCGCGATGGCCGCCATGGCGGTGGCCCTGCTGCCCGACGCCGACTCCCGGCAGGCGGTCGACAAGGCCCTCGCCTGGCTGGCCACCCAGCAGAAGCCGGACGGCGGCTTCCCCGGCGCCTCCGGCAACTCCGTGAACTCCGCCGCCCTCGCCGTCCAGGGGCTCTCCCTGGACGCGGTCAAGTACCGGACGCAGATCGCCAAGGCGCGCACGTTCCTGGCGAGCCAGCAGAACGGCGACGGCGGCTTCCGGATCGCCAAGGAGGGCCAGCCCGGATCCGACGTCCGCGCCTCCACGCAGGCCGTCGGCGGCGCCACCGGCATCTCCTTCGGCCTGCTGACCCGCGACCTGAAGGGCACCAGCCCCCAGCCGCTGCCCACCACCGGCGCCACCCCGGGCACCTCCACCGGCAGCACCGGCGCACCCGCCATCGTGACCCCGGGCGACGCCGCGGGCGGCACGGGCAGCACCGGCGGCACCTCGTCCGGGACCGGCCCGCTGGCCTCCACCGGCACCCAGGCCGGCGCCCTCGCCTGCGCGGCCGTGCTGCTCACCCTCGGCGGCTGGAGCGTCACCCGCGCCGCCAGGCGCCGCCGCCCGAACCCGGGCAGCGACGCATGA